A section of the Malania oleifera isolate guangnan ecotype guangnan chromosome 2, ASM2987363v1, whole genome shotgun sequence genome encodes:
- the LOC131148281 gene encoding uncharacterized protein LOC131148281 codes for MDLERLGVELVDKDPQEFIANITIQPTFQERIKVAQKEDAELVKVMKGVQDGLKLDFNILDDGVLRFHIKICVLNDTQMKRLILWEAHRLLYTIHPKSMKMYRDLREYFGWPNMKRKIARFV; via the coding sequence atggatctggagaggttaGGAGTGGAGTTGGTGGACAAAGATCCACAGGAATTCATTGCCAATATAACTATTCAACCAACTTTTCAAGAGAGAATCAAagttgctcagaaggaagacgcAGAGCTGGTAAAGGTTATGAAAGGGGTTCAGGATGGTTTAAAGCTGGATTTCAATATCTTAGATGATGGGGTATTGAGATTTCACATCAAGATTTGCGTACTGAATGACACCCAGATGAAGAGGCTCATTCTATGGGAGGCACACCGTTTACTCTACACAATACATCCAAAGAGtatgaagatgtacagggatttgaGGGAATATTTCGGGTGGCCTAACATGAAAAGAAAGATCGCCCGTTTCGTatag
- the LOC131149868 gene encoding uncharacterized protein LOC131149868 — translation MSQTMSGLGDWLHYYPPTTSFPAQPLPPRDSRPPQTMLGDRVVSDATVVTTTITSSVNSGAAAHLNAEGRVSKPVRRRSRASRRTPTTLLNTDTTNFRAMVQQFTGGPCGPFSSSPASGGLNFNFGIGGAHLHRQQNYVNHPGGGAVLFPAAVGGSHQHQQQQQLQLQYFQAHHDHDQRPAGSSVPREGMGVSDGLIGEGGVPSQVPYRPARGSVAGRPGANGYMF, via the coding sequence ATGAGCCAAACCATGTCCGGTCTGGGAGACTGGCTCCACTACTACCCCCCTACCACCTCGTTTCCGGCCCAACCGCTCCCTCCCCGGGACTCCCGCCCCCCGCAAACCATGTTGGGCGATCGAGTCGTCTCCGACGCCACCGTCGTCACCACCACCATCACCTCCTCTGTGAACTCCGGCGCCGCCGCCCACCTGAACGCCGAGGGCCGAGTTTCGAAACCGGTGCGGCGGCGGTCGAGGGCGTCGCGGCGGACCCCCACCACCCTTCTCAACACCGACACCACCAACTTCCGGGCCATGGTGCAGCAGTTCACGGGCGGTCCGTGCGGGCCCTTCTCGTCCTCCCCCGCCTCCGGCGGTCTCAACTTCAATTTCGGGATCGGAGGAGCCCACCTCCACAGGCAGCAGAATTATGTTAACCACCCTGGTGGTGGTGCAGTGTTGTTTCCTGCCGCAGTGGGGGGCTCGCACCAAcatcagcagcagcagcagctgcaGCTGCAGTACTTTCAAGCACACCACGACCATGATCAGAGACCAGCAGGGAGCAGCGTCCCTAGGGAAGGGATGGGGGTGTCCGACGGATTGATAGGGGAGGGCGGAGTGCCCTCCCAGGTGCCGTACAGGCCGGCGCGGGGGTCCGTCGCCGGCAGGCCGGGAGCTAATGGTTACATGTTTtga